In Vibrio kanaloae, the genomic stretch CGTCGACCGAGAGGAGATAGCATTTTTCTAATCACTCTTACGACATGCTCGTCGTTCAAGAAGTGATGATTCACCTGCTCTAACCTTCCTTCCCGCTCGACAAAAACCAATTTAGGACCATTGATCAATATGTCATTGATGGATGGATCCTTAAGCAAGTTTTCAATAGGACCGTAACCTAACATCTCATCGACTAATTCTTCAGCTAGCGTGTCTATTGGCGTTGATTGATCTATATGATCCTTGATTAGATATTGTTGGATATATGTAGTGACAGACAACATCAGGTCATTGCGATTGTCGGATGCAAGACTAAACAAGACACCATCATCTTCCATTTGCTCTATAACGTACTTATGTAAGTCAGCTTTTAATTCCAAACTTAAGGGTTGGTAGGAAGCGGTTTTAAAGGTATTCAACCAGTTGTTCGTCGTCATAAACAGTTCCTGATATTTGTTGGCTTACGCTAGGAATCAGCCTTAAATGGCCAAAATCAGTTGGAAAACCCAATATTGCTTGGAAGGTCTTCCGGTTCCGCATGCATGAACACCATCTCGAAAAAATCGGGGTCGTAGTTTCGGTAAATTTCTCCTGGCAGAGGCGGCAAAGTTGCCCCTTTCGCTATCGGACGTACTAAGTGGGGTGTAACAACCATCATCAACTCTTTATCATTACTTTCTAACCGACTGGAGCTGAAAAAAGCACCTAATATTGGAATATCACCTAACCCTGGGAAGCGGTCAGAATTTTTCATGGTACTGCTGCTAATCAAGCCACTGATGATAAAGGTTTCACCATCACCGAGTTGAACAGTAGTATCAGTACGACGCACGCTAATTCCTGGCACCTGGACACCGCCGGTACTGACCGAGTTGCTGTAATTTAGTTCGCTTACTTCCGGCGCGACTTTTAGCATGATACGGTTGTTTTCCATAACGGTAGGTGAAAGATTAAGCCTTACTCCAAACTCTTTGAAATCAATAGATATATCACCATCATTGGATGATCTAGGATAAGGAAACTCACCACCAGCTAAGAAAGTTGCAGTGTGTCCAGACATGGTCACTAAGCTGGGTTCCGCCAAAGTGTACGCAAACCCGTTAGCATTAAGCGCACTGATGGTGCCTAATATTCCTTTCGATACATCCCCAATCACGACATTAAACGCATCACTCAAGGCCAAAAAATTATTTCCTGACGATAACTCTCCAGCAAAGGAAGCGCCATTTAGAGCAGAGCTGTTACCAATGCCAAAGGTTGTATTTCCAGTTTGTCGCCCAAGAAAAAAACCCGCCTGTTTAAGAGCACTCTTACTAATTTCGACCACTTTAATATCGGTTTGAACCTGAATATTATTATAACTGACAGCCGTTGGTTGCACTTTGAGTTGGTATTCTTTAGGTGTGTCCTGAGCCGTAGTCCAAACACTCAAGGTAGTAGAACCAACTTTCTTACCTGTGACCAGTAGTGTGGTGTCGTTAAGTACCATTAGTGATACTACGTCAGGAGTGGCTATAGCGGCTCGTTTTAACTCACCTCTTAGAATGTTGATACTGCGTTGAGAGTCTTTCTTGAGAATAACGGTTTCTGCCGCTTGAGATAGAAACGATAATGGGATTAAGAATGTCAAAAATAGTCTTCTCAGGCTCATAGACAACGTTCCTTATTGTTGAGGCACTTTAACGACAGAGCGCTCATCGCCTTGAATCAGTTCGACATATCGAACGCGTTGAGGTGCATGCTGACGGGGTGGTTTTGGTTTGGAAGCTTTTTCAACCTTTTTTCGAGGAGGCAGAAATTGTCGAAGTTCAGCTACAGATGTTGTTTTAGTTCCCTCACTAGGTTGGCTTCTTAAAGAAACAGTATGTAGCAGTGACCTAGGCTGAAAATCATTCGTTTTTTCATTGGTTAGCTCTTTACTACCCACAGCAGCTAACCTTAATTCACCACTGCTGTCCGCCAATAAAATGGTCGGCGCTAAATCCATATAGACAGACAGTACTACGGATTTAGCATGATTTTCCCGGTCCTCACTTTCTGTACCAAATTGTAGGTCACCCACCGCCAACACTTTTAAGTTAGATGCTATTTTTCTGGCTGTAGTCGTAGTACCAGATTCCCTGTTGGGCTTTAGTAACAACATCACATCAACATGGTCACCGGGCTGTATGTAGCCCCCAACGGTTAACACTTCATCTGCTCTTATAGCAACTGCTCTTTGGTTAAGCTCTAAGTCATCGATCATTGGTCGGATTGTGGCAAAAAGATCATCGGTCAAATAGTCACCTTTTTCGACAGATTTACTCAGGCGTCGACCAACCGCTAACCGTTTTTTTAATACGTATCTCTGGTCGAGTTGTGTTGTGGTGACCTGCTTAAACATATCCGCTGAAATCATCGTTCCATGGTTCTGAGGTTCATCGAAGGCCCAAACACTGTATAGAGTCGGTGCAGCTTTGGGCTGTTGGGGGGCCGGCTCTTGTATAGAAAACATGCCGACAAAAACGAGAATAATAGCTAAGGCTAGAAAGGCAACAGACGCCAATTTTAACACTGCGACTTTGTTCAGAGTCATGTTCATTTCTGGCTCCTAATTCAGTTTAAGAACAGCGGTACCAACAATTTGGTCCGGAAATACGGAGACTTCTTTAGGTAGTAAGCCGTCAATGATGTTGGTCGGAAGAAAAGGGGTCGTTCGATATTCGTCCAAAACAATCGTAACTTGGCAACATATGTCAGAGCCGTCTGTCGGATCAGTGATTGTTGAGATTCGGATTAATTCCTCGGGGTCTGGCAATGTCACTCCAAACAAAGAACCAAGACTTTCTCCTTGACCCTGGGTGAACCCCTGAATGATTATTTTTGCGTGAGTGCGGATTGTGGGGGTTACTTCAGTAAGCACTTCAGCACCGGAGCAGTTTTTATAACTGAAATAACATTCCTCATTGACGAAGGCCATAGACTGGCGGATGCTCTCTTTGGCTACATGATCGAACATACTGGCCGCAAAAAAAATCATGCAATAATGAATCACAGCAAAAAGTAAGATCACTATGATCGGGAGTAAAAAAATAGTTTCTATAGCCACCGAACCAGATTGTTTTTTTAAATTCGTTATTGATTGAGGCATATCCTTTCCTACATACTAGTCGAAAATATTAATCCAGTAGCAGTGATTGCAATGGCCGGTATAAATGGTGCTTCGTTTTTTTTTCTAAAAAAAATGATGAAATAAATGATGAAAATAGATAATGCAATACCAGTAAATATTGCCATAACATCAATGGGTAATATAAATGATAACCCCAGCAGTATTTTTCCATCCGCACCGCCAAAACCAAATACAGAATAACCAATAAAAACCCAAAAAGACGTAAATATCACAGACCACATTATCTGAGGACTGAAATTAAGGTTTCCAACTCCATAAAGAGCTAAGAGAGGGGCTAGCATTAAAATGAAAATTAATAGCGCAGGTACTTGCCTACTTTTTATGTCATAAACACTCGCAATAAACAACAGACCGCAGTAAATGGCAAATGGACTCATTGAATCACCATAATTTAGCCTCAGCCATCTTAGCCTTCTTCAACGGTTGTTGGCAGAGCGTCTCTAACAGCGGTTAATACGCTTTCAATACGTGCGCCGATGTTGTCGTCACCCGTAGAGAAAAGCGCAATGGCAATTGCCGCGATGGTGGCAATAATGGCGTACTCGATACCTGATGCGCCCTTGTTACAGTGTAAAAAAGAGATAAATTTACACCACGTCTTGATGGTTAATCTTTTCAATAAAAACATAGCTACCTACCTGATAATTACGTACTTAGATGATGTAATTTGTCATGGAGAATATCCAATCCTTGTTAAAGGGCAAACAGTGTTGCATTGCTACCTTGTTACTAATCATAGTTAGAGAATCAAAATGATGTGAATGTTTTATGTGACTCAAGTCTCATATGTGAGTCTTAATGTTGTTTTCCCTATAATATGAAATTTTCCATCAGTTTTTATGAATTAATCATAAACAGTTGATGATAAAGATATTAATAGAAATCAAATTCACAACTGATAAGTATTATTTATTTTATGGGAAAATTACGATTTTTATTCTGGATTTTTATCAAATTTCAATCATGATTATTAGTATCTCACTGAGATCGAAACCTAGCTTTTCAGGTGGATATGAGATAGCAATATGGTTAGAGAAGAATAAATACGGAAAAGCTAGATTTTATAACATTGATGATACCAAACAGTAAGGTAAGTAATTTATTTCTCTAAAAAATGTATATTAAATTAAGTTGATGATATAGAGGAACGCTGGGAACCCTAGATTTATCATGGCGTATAATGTGTTATTTACACTATATTTTGTAGCTCTGAAGCTATTTTAAGTTTGAGCACAATAACAAATGTTCATCGTAAGGTTTATGAGTACGTAGTACCAACGAGTCCTTGAGCTAAAATAATCCGTTCCCTCTTAGTTATCAACCATAAGGAAAGTATCTGAATAAAGGAGGATACCATGACTATTTTATATCGAAATTTTCTTGTTTCGTTAGCGTCTTTATTGATGATAACTGCATGTAGTGGCAACGGTTCTGGGACAATTGCCTCTGGTGGTAGCGGCCCGGAAACGACAGAAGAGGACGTCGTTGGTCCGCAGTCCGTTAGTCCACAATCTGATAGCAACCTCTTGTCAGAAGCTGGTAATAATGTGTCGCAAAGTGAGTTAAGTAACTCGTTAGATTCAATAACAACGGGATCAGGAGAGGTATTAGTAAACCTGGGGGAAGTTGTGACTGCTTTGGGGGATGGGTTACCGCTGGGATCTACGGCTTTGGAAATCGATGATGCTTATGTCAGCCGCACTTTGCAAGGCACTGCTAGTTCCACTGAAAAATTAGGGACAACAGTTGTCTCCGCTGGCGATACCGTTGCGCAGTTAGATGCGCTACCTGTGTTCGTTCAGCTTAATGACCGTACCGGATTATTAACTTATACCGGGGTGACTGTGTCCGATCTAGGTGGAACAGTCGAAAATATTGGTGGGTGGCTTCAGTACCAAACGTCAGAAGAAGGTAATTTATATGGATTATCTGAACAGCTTGGTACGATGACAGCGCCTATTTTGGTCCAAGCCGATGGTATGATCGACCTGAAAGGTAATGCGCTAGTCATATTTAACGATGTACAAGACGTTAAGACCACTTTGCCTAACTTTGTTTACTTATCCACTTCGACGTTAACTAAGGGTACCACTGCGTTACTGATGGACACTCAAGGGATGGTTGAAGATACTGGCCAATTATTTGTTGGAGAAAAAGGCCTAACTGCATTACTCACCAGTGAGTTGCAGCAGGATGAAACTTTACTGCTCAATTTGGAGTCAGCATTAGCCAACCGTTTGGATACTGATCCGCTCTCTGGTTTAAATGATAACAACTTACTTTCTGAAACAGCGCTGCTTTCGAGTGTAGACGGAAATCTAATCCTAGTTTCCCAGAATTTAGGTGATGTATTGAATTTAGAAACAGGCTTGGTCAACTCACTAGATTTGAGTACAACTCTACTTAACTTTAATCAATTGGATGATGCATCAACACCTCTGTCTAGTTTATTAGGATCAACAGCCCAAAGCCTTCAAGATGTTGTTGGTGGATTAAAGGGTAATTCATTAGATGTACTTTCGTTAGATATAACAGATAACCTAGCGGGAGAAGATAAATTAGGGCTGTCTTCTTCAAGTGAGGATAGAGGGACACTCACACATCTCACGACTAGCACTCTGAAACCGATTTTGGGTCAGTAATATGATTGAGTCTGATAAATAAAGAGCCAGAGATCATGGCTCTTTATTCTATAAGGGTATCTATGTTGAGAAAGAAAAAGTCCTTTTTTTTTGTTGTTGGTTTACTTTCAACCATCCAGTGTCACGCCGCGGAGCCCCCTTTATTAGTACAACCTGAACCGAAGAACCAAACCGAGTCTGCTTCCAATGTTGACGTTGAGCAGATGAAAGGAGAAGTGGAGGTACTCAGCTCAGAGGTTATTCAGTCAATACACTTTTCTGGTGGTACATCGTTGGAGCTTGAGCAGCTAGCACAAGATGTTCAAGTGCTGTTGAATCAACCTTATTCGGTCGAATTGATCGGGCAAGCGATCGAAAAAATCACCCAGCGTTTTCATATCGCCGGCTACCCTCTCGCTTTTGCTACTGTTAAACAAAATGACTTTCGGGATGGTCGATTGACTATCACTATTGTGGAAGGATTTGTGATCAGAAGTGAACTTGAGATCCCTAATGATACAGTTAAACACAAAGTGCGCTCTATTTTACAACCGCTATTGAATGAGAATCCCGCAACTCAGGCCTCTCTAGAACGCGCTATCCTGCTAATCAATAGAATTCCTGGTTACCAATTTGATATTACACTCCCCAGACCAAAAACTATATCTGGCGCGACATCTATTCGTATCGTTACCCGAGATAAGACCGTATTTAAACCTTTTATCGGTTATTCAATGCAGCAAGATTCTGAGCGTAACTTCTCTTTGGGACTACGTAGTAATATTAATCGGATGTCGATTAATCGTCTAACCCTCATTGGTTTACTCCCACGTGATAATAATAGTGATGAAGGATATTACTCAATGAGGCTTGAACACGACATTTTCCACAACGGAACTTTAGGTAGATTGAGCGCTAGCTATTATACCGATAACGAAGAAAGCATCCTTGATATAGGAGGTGTGAAGTTAGCGGTTGACAATACTTTTGAACGACACAGCTTGGATTACGTTATCTCTTACCCGATAACATTAAATCAAACGACCGACTTCAGTGTGTCTCTGGGGGTGCTCTATGAAAAAGAGGAACGCAATTATGATGTTTCCTTCAATGGCACATCTTTAGGCAACTTAGACGATCACCTAGATTATGTTATTGGCCAGATTTCAATAGATGTGATTAAACGATTTGACAATTTCAACTTCTCAGCCGGCTTAGGAGTCAACCAAAGTATCAGTAGTGCATTTAGATATAGGAGTGATTTAGAAACTGAAAATATCTACAACAGCGATTTTACTTTTTACGACCTTAATTTATCTACTTCATATGAATTTATTAAGGATTACGTTGTATCTTTGCGGGCAAACGGTATGTTTGCCGATGAGAGGATAGTGCCATCGCAGCGTTTAAATTACGGTGGTCTCAACTATGGCCGTGGTTACCCGGAAAACACCATAGAAGGTGATAGAGGATATGGCACCGAAGTAAAGCTGTTACAACGAAACAAACATGGGAATTATTTTTTTAACCCCTATATCACTTATGACTTCGCTTATACCGAGAGAGAGCTTTCTACCGCCAGAACAGACCGGATCTCATCAGCAGCACTTGGTGTTGAAATTGGCTTTGAAGCAAATTTATATGTTGCTATTGACTATGCTAAACCCTTAAAAGAAAGAGAATACAATAACGACTATGTCTACAACCTGAATGTAAACTGGCAATTTTAGTTAACTTTCGTTTTCCTGAACTATCCAAGGTGCAAGTATATTTTAATGGATGGATTTGTCCCCCAAAGACGCTTCGTAATCGGGCATACCAACCCCTACATGTAAAAAATGATGTGGTTAGGCAGGCCGCCTTAAGATGAAGCCCATTCATTTGCAGAATGAGCTTCTATGCATGTAATACCAACCACCCACACAGTTTCTAACGAAGTTGTCGAGCGCTGTAACAAGCTATGGTGGCCAATTACGTACTACGATTGGTATGAGTAGCATTGTTTGAAAGGAACTATAAATTAGTGACAAACGACGCTTGGTTTATCTCCTAAAAACCAAGAAACCCACTTTCTTTTGGAGTTTAAGATGAAGCCTTCTTCAAGGTTAATTCCATTAACTATCAGTCCGTCAACGTTTCCATTATATTCTTTTGTTGTGAAGCGCCAATCTTTACTATTTACCCGTTTCCCTTCAATAAGTGCATCATTGAGCCGTTGACTTACAACGACAATAGTTAGACCTTTCGTTTTACTGATCCCCAAATCAGGTTCAGCAATACTCCCCACGGCAACAGGCACCTGAACAGTACATATCTTTTCGTCTTGACGAGTAAATATATAGTTCGCTTCCCCGACTCGGCCGTTAAGCCACAAGAGCTGTCCTTGGGTCATAGTGTCGATTGTTAAA encodes the following:
- a CDS encoding type II and III secretion system protein family protein, with translation MSLRRLFLTFLIPLSFLSQAAETVILKKDSQRSINILRGELKRAAIATPDVVSLMVLNDTTLLVTGKKVGSTTLSVWTTAQDTPKEYQLKVQPTAVSYNNIQVQTDIKVVEISKSALKQAGFFLGRQTGNTTFGIGNSSALNGASFAGELSSGNNFLALSDAFNVVIGDVSKGILGTISALNANGFAYTLAEPSLVTMSGHTATFLAGGEFPYPRSSNDGDISIDFKEFGVRLNLSPTVMENNRIMLKVAPEVSELNYSNSVSTGGVQVPGISVRRTDTTVQLGDGETFIISGLISSSTMKNSDRFPGLGDIPILGAFFSSSRLESNDKELMMVVTPHLVRPIAKGATLPPLPGEIYRNYDPDFFEMVFMHAEPEDLPSNIGFSN
- the cpaB gene encoding Flp pilus assembly protein CpaB; amino-acid sequence: MNMTLNKVAVLKLASVAFLALAIILVFVGMFSIQEPAPQQPKAAPTLYSVWAFDEPQNHGTMISADMFKQVTTTQLDQRYVLKKRLAVGRRLSKSVEKGDYLTDDLFATIRPMIDDLELNQRAVAIRADEVLTVGGYIQPGDHVDVMLLLKPNRESGTTTTARKIASNLKVLAVGDLQFGTESEDRENHAKSVVLSVYMDLAPTILLADSSGELRLAAVGSKELTNEKTNDFQPRSLLHTVSLRSQPSEGTKTTSVAELRQFLPPRKKVEKASKPKPPRQHAPQRVRYVELIQGDERSVVKVPQQ
- a CDS encoding Flp family type IVb pilin; protein product: MFLLKRLTIKTWCKFISFLHCNKGASGIEYAIIATIAAIAIALFSTGDDNIGARIESVLTAVRDALPTTVEEG
- a CDS encoding POTRA domain-containing protein; translation: MALYSIRVSMLRKKKSFFFVVGLLSTIQCHAAEPPLLVQPEPKNQTESASNVDVEQMKGEVEVLSSEVIQSIHFSGGTSLELEQLAQDVQVLLNQPYSVELIGQAIEKITQRFHIAGYPLAFATVKQNDFRDGRLTITIVEGFVIRSELEIPNDTVKHKVRSILQPLLNENPATQASLERAILLINRIPGYQFDITLPRPKTISGATSIRIVTRDKTVFKPFIGYSMQQDSERNFSLGLRSNINRMSINRLTLIGLLPRDNNSDEGYYSMRLEHDIFHNGTLGRLSASYYTDNEESILDIGGVKLAVDNTFERHSLDYVISYPITLNQTTDFSVSLGVLYEKEERNYDVSFNGTSLGNLDDHLDYVIGQISIDVIKRFDNFNFSAGLGVNQSISSAFRYRSDLETENIYNSDFTFYDLNLSTSYEFIKDYVVSLRANGMFADERIVPSQRLNYGGLNYGRGYPENTIEGDRGYGTEVKLLQRNKHGNYFFNPYITYDFAYTERELSTARTDRISSAALGVEIGFEANLYVAIDYAKPLKEREYNNDYVYNLNVNWQF
- a CDS encoding collagen-like triple helix repeat-containing protein, with amino-acid sequence MTILYRNFLVSLASLLMITACSGNGSGTIASGGSGPETTEEDVVGPQSVSPQSDSNLLSEAGNNVSQSELSNSLDSITTGSGEVLVNLGEVVTALGDGLPLGSTALEIDDAYVSRTLQGTASSTEKLGTTVVSAGDTVAQLDALPVFVQLNDRTGLLTYTGVTVSDLGGTVENIGGWLQYQTSEEGNLYGLSEQLGTMTAPILVQADGMIDLKGNALVIFNDVQDVKTTLPNFVYLSTSTLTKGTTALLMDTQGMVEDTGQLFVGEKGLTALLTSELQQDETLLLNLESALANRLDTDPLSGLNDNNLLSETALLSSVDGNLILVSQNLGDVLNLETGLVNSLDLSTTLLNFNQLDDASTPLSSLLGSTAQSLQDVVGGLKGNSLDVLSLDITDNLAGEDKLGLSSSSEDRGTLTHLTTSTLKPILGQ
- a CDS encoding TadE family protein → MPQSITNLKKQSGSVAIETIFLLPIIVILLFAVIHYCMIFFAASMFDHVAKESIRQSMAFVNEECYFSYKNCSGAEVLTEVTPTIRTHAKIIIQGFTQGQGESLGSLFGVTLPDPEELIRISTITDPTDGSDICCQVTIVLDEYRTTPFLPTNIIDGLLPKEVSVFPDQIVGTAVLKLN
- a CDS encoding prepilin peptidase, whose protein sequence is MSPFAIYCGLLFIASVYDIKSRQVPALLIFILMLAPLLALYGVGNLNFSPQIMWSVIFTSFWVFIGYSVFGFGGADGKILLGLSFILPIDVMAIFTGIALSIFIIYFIIFFRKKNEAPFIPAIAITATGLIFSTSM